CCGGAAGGTAGCATAGCCATTACCCGACAATTTTCGGTCCTGTACCAGGTAGCCGTTCCACGAGCGGGGGAGATCAATTAGGTTAGCACTATCGGTCTTTTTTCCGGGCATAAAGTCCGTGGGCTCTAGCAACTGGCCCCAATAAAACTCCCATTCCCCATCGAGACCAGTTGTACCATCCCGCTCAAAGTTCCAGGCACTAAGATCTAAGACTCCGTCCACAGCCCGCGGCTTTTGACTAACCTTTCCTGTTCCCGGCAAGCAGCCGGCGAGAACCATCAGGAATAAGAATGACCATAAAACAAGAGCCCATCTTTTTCTCAATCCCTGCACTCTCCTAAAAGCAGTAAGTGGTTACTTGATAAGTGCTACCGTTAGCTGTATGTCCATTTTAACATCAGTGGTATATTTTGTCGCCAGTTAAGTACGAAATTTACCAAAAAACGTGCCCGGTGGCTTAACCGAACCGGTCACTTGCACCGGGGGCACCTGGATTGGTAGCGGTTAGTTGCCACTGCGCTCAATTAAAACGGCCAGAACAATCAGGATGCCACCTAGGAGTTCACTCCCCTGAAGGTGCTCGCCCAGGATAAAAAAACCTAACAGAACAGTGAAAAAGGGTTCGGTGGTGGCCACAATGGCAGTGCGGCCCGGTCCGAGCCGGGCGATGGAACCGAGGAGGCAGGTGAGGGCTAAGACAGACGGAACCAGAACCAAAAACAGCAACAGGCCCAAACTTGAGCTGTCCCGGGGAAAGCTGAGCGGGGTCCCAGTTACCAGAGCTGTGAGGAAAAACAACAGCGTCGCCCACCAGGTGGTGCCGGCGCTTACCGTCAGTACCGGCAGCTTGTCCAGGGAGCGACCGCCTAGGAGCAAAAAGACAGCGTTACCTAAGGCAGCAGCTACAGCACAGACAAAGCCTGGCCACGATACAGCGCCCAGAACCGGCCCGGCAATTACCAGCAGGCCGGTCAGGGTAAGCAACAAAGCCATTACTCGTTTCTTGTCCGGGTGTACACCGAGAAAGACCATTTCCAGGGCTGTAACCAAGGTGGGATAGAGATAAAAGAGAAATACAGCCAGCCCGGCCGGTATATACACAAAGGCATAAAAGAGGAACAGGACCGTAACTGCCTGGGATAACCCCAACAGTGCCAGTAGCTGGTGTTGTGCAGATTCAATTGGAACGGGCTGCTCACGGTGGGCCCAGAAGCCTAAGATTAGGGCCGCCAACAGAAAGCGCCAGGTGAGGACAGCCAAGGGTGACAGTCCCTGCGCATACAGGAGCTTGGCGGCAATGGCTTCACTGCTATAGGCGAGTCCGGAGACAAGGGCTAGAAAAATACCGGCTAAGACGGTCCGGTCACCTTTGGGGTCAGTGGCTGGGCGGAGATAGTTCATAGTGACACCTTCTTCAGCAAGCAGGTCCGTCGGGGTTTGACCGGGCCTGCAATTTTATCTGTGGGAGCTATGTCGTTTCCATGGAGCTATTGTATCACAGGTGGACCGGAACAGTTGCTGCGGAAAAGATAAGCGAATTATCGCCCCCACGGCCAACTAAAAGAAGGGCTGCTCCAATTAGCGGGCAGCCCTTCTTTTTTGAACCGGATTAATTCTTTTTCGGCAGTGTTTGGAGATAGCTGTGAATAGCTCGAGCAGACTGTTTGCCTGCCCCCATAGCTAAAATTACCGTAGCTGCACCAGTGACAATATCGCCACCGGCAAAAACACCCGGACGCGAAGTGGTACCGGTATCCTCGTTAGCCTTGATGGTACCCTTGTTAGTAAGCTCAAGACCGGGGGTGGTTCTGGGCACCAATGGATTAGGTCCCTGGCCGATGGCTACCACCACTGTGTCTACCGACAGCTCAAACTCAGACCCTGGGATGGCAATGGGTCTTCTGCGACCGCTGGCATCAGGCTCTCCCAGTTGATAGCGAATACAAGTCATAGCCGTCACCCGAGCTTCTTCGTCACCGATGTAGCGGACAGGGCTGGTCAGAAACTGGAAGTTGATTCCTTCTTCTTCGGCATGGCTCACTTCTTCCTGGCGAGCCGGGAGCTCTTCCCGAGAGCGTCGATAAACCACCGTTACTTCTTTAGCGCCGAGGCGGAGAGCGGTGCGAGCGGAGTCCATAGCTACATTGCCCCCGCCGATTACCGCTACTTTGTCCCCAACCTTGATCGGGGTGCCATACTGGGGAAAAAGGTAGGCCTTCATGAGATTGATCCGGGTTAGGAACTCATTGGCCGAGTAGATATTGATCAGGTTTTCTCCCGGTATGCCCATAAAATGCGGGAGGCCGGCACCGGTGGAAATAAAGACGGCATCGTAGCCGCGGTCGAAGATTTCATCGATGGTAGCTGTCTCCCCAACCACAAAGTCGGTCCTGATTTCCACGCCCAGATGGCGGACGTACTCAATTTCTTGGCGCACTACCTGTTTCGGCAATCTAAACTCAGGAATACCATAGATAAGCACGCCGCCGGGGGCATGTAAAGCTTCAAAAATAGTTACCTGGTGGCCCAATCGAGCCAGGTCGGCAGCGGCGGTGAGCCCGGCCGGTCCGGAACCAATAACAGCTACCTTGAACCCGGTCGGCTCCGGCAGCTCAGGAGTGTGAGTACTACCCGAGGCCAAATCCAAGTCGGCAGCAAAGCGCTCCAACCGGCCTATACCGACAGACTCACCCTTTTTCGCCAGGGTACAGTACTTTTCGCACTGGTTTTCCTGCGGGCAAACCCGACCGCAGATGGCAGGAAGGTTGTTTTTGCTTTTGATGGTCTCTATGGCCCCGGTGTAATCCCTGGCTTTGATCTGAGCGAGAAACTCCGGAATGTCAACTTCCACCGGGCAGCCTTCTTTACAGGGCGCATTTTTACAGTGGAGACAGCGAGCCGCTTCTTTCAGGGCTTGGTCCTCAGTATAGCCCAGGGAGACTTCATCGAAGTTACGAACACGTTCTTCCGGTCCCTGCACTGGAACCGGTGTCTTTTTCAATCTTAGTGGCACTTATGGTGCCCCCCCTCATGAATACGGGACAAGGCCAACGCTTCCTTGTCTTTATAGGTGGTCATACGGCGCATAGCCAGATCCCAGTCGATCAGGTGGCCGTCGAATTCGGGCCCGTCTACACAGGCAAACTTGGTCTGTCCGCCTACACTGACCCGACACGAACCACACATGCCGGTACCGTCAACCATAATGGGATTCATGCTGACTATGGTGGGAATACGATAAGGTTCCGTGGTCTGGGCCACAAAGCGCATCATGATAGTTGGACCTATAGCCCAGACCCGGCTGACAGCGTCACCTGCAGTCAGCACTTGTTTGAGCAGATCAGTCACAAACCCCTTATGACAGTACGATCCATCGTCGGTAGACACTAACACCCGGTCACTGTATTGCCGGAGTCGGTCTTCCCAAAACAGAAGTTCCTTGGTGCGGGCACCCATAATAGTGATTACGGTGTTGCCGGCTTCTTTTAATGACCGAGCGATGGGGAAAATGGGAGCGACTCCCACTCCGCCCCCAACCAGGACCACGGTGCCGTAATTGTCGATTTTTGTGGGCTGTCCCAAGGGGCCGACGAATGAGGACAGCTCATCGCCGCAAACAAGCGAAGCCAGTTGCTGGGTGGTGTATCCCACTTCTTGAAATATGCAGGTGACAGTCCCAGCCTCACGGTCAAAATCAGCAATGGTGAGCGGGACCCGTTCACCTTCTTCGTCCACTTTAAGAATAATGAACTGGCCGGCCTTAGCCTTGGCGGCAACATCCGGTGCCTCGATAACTATAAGGTGAATAGCTGGTGACAGTTGTTGTTTGTAGGTAATGCGATACAAACTACAAACCCCCTTGCACAAGTAATGTAAGGACTTCTAAGCCCAGAAACATCGCCTACCTAACGTTGAGGACCAGCACTTAAGATAAGAGATGCTTAGATCAAGAATCAGCTATTATTATAACAAAAAACTGGTCCCAAGAGGGATAAAATTTAATTTGGTCAAGGTCAACATTTAGTTTTTAGCCGAAACTCGATCCAGAACATGTCTTGCTTGGTCAGTATCAGGTGTAATTTCTTGAAGGCCTTCTTTTATGGTTGGGAAGGCGAGCTCTGTGCTCGGCCCTCCCAAAGAGATCCAACAGTCTCCACGGTGCTTTAGGTGAACTGGCATAAGGATTGTAACACCACCTCTGGCGCTAATCGCCCTTGGCGGCGCGCCGCTGCACTAATTCCCGCGCTTTGCTCGGGGTCATTTGGCTGAAGACGTCCTCGTTTACCTGCACAGTTGGGCCCCCGTTACAATGTTCTAAGCAGAAAGTAGCTCCCAGATCGAAATCCGCGCTAGAGGCACATTCCTTAATGGAATCCTGAAAAGCTTTGAGAACATCGTAAGCTCCCTTCAGGTAGCAAGACGTCCCTACACAGACCCTAATCTTAGTTTTAGCATTTGTAGCCGGTTCCACTGCTACCTCCTCCCCGCTGATACGCCGCCGTGGCGCGTAGGTGGTATGAAGAAGTTCCTCTGCTTTTTTACTTCCCGGTTGGCCCAAATGTCTCTGGTACAGCCGTTCAATAATAGGATTGTCATCAGCACAGCGTAACTCTCGTTGTTGATCAATTTGATACAGCCCTTGGGCGCGCAGTTGTCGATGCTGGATATCGTTTGGTAGTGGTTGGCCCCCGCCGCCGACACAGCCACCTGGGCAGGCCATGACTTCTATCAGTTGGTAGTTGCACTGGCCTTTCTTAATGGCCTCGACCAGTCTTTTCGCCTGGGATAGCCCATGTACTACCGCTACCTGGATCTCTTGTTCACCTAACTTAATCCTACCCTCTTTAAGGCCCTGAAAACCCCGCACGGCCTGGAACTCAATGGGAGGCCTCCTGCCACCGTCAGCCCGGGCAGCAGTCCGCAACACCGCCTCGGCCACACCGCCGGTGGTGCCAAAGATTAGGCCCGCCCCAGTAGCTATGCCAAAGGGCAGATCAAAGGCTTCGGCCGGCAACTGAGCAAAATCTAAATTAGCCTCGCGAACCATTTGCGCTATTTCCTGGGTGGTCAAGACAGCATCTACATCGAGCATGCCGTCCCGCCCCAGTTCGCGGCGCTTTGCTTCAAATTTCTTGGCTGTACAAGGCATGATGGAGACAACATACAGATCCTCCCGCTTTACCTCCAATTCTGCCGGTAAATAGGCTTTAGCGATAGCCCCGAACATGCTTTGAGGAGAGCGGCAGCTGGAGATATTAGCCAGATACTCGGGATAAAACTGCTCGGCAAATTTGACCCAGGCTGGACAGCAGGAAGTAAACAGGGGTAAGTGACTGTTGGAGCGCAAGCGGTGGACAAACTCATGATATTCTTCTTGTACAGTCAAGTCTGCAGTAAACGAAGTGTCGTAAACCTGGTCAAAGCCAAGCCTCCTGAGGGCGGCTACCAGTTGTCCCGTACCAATGGTGCCCGGCTTTTGGCCAAAAGCTTCACTGAAAGCCACCCGTACGGCCGGGGCCACCTGCACCACCACTTTCTTGGCAGGATCATGCAGAGCTTTCCAGACCCGATCCAGATCGGATTTAACTGTTAACGCTCCAGTGGGACATACGGCTGCACATTGACCGCAGTTTACACAAGCCACTTCGCTCATTTTCTTGCCGAAGGCCGGCATCACAGTCATCTTACTGCCCCGCTGGGCAAAGCCCAGCACTCCTACTCCTTGGATCTCATCGCACATGCGGACACAGTCACCACAGAGAATACACTTAGACGGATCATGGACCAATGCCGGTCCTACATCCACCGGTCCGGCTGTTTTTTTCTGAGCAAAACGAACCGCCCGGATTCCTAAACGATGAGCCAGTTCCTGCAACCGGCAACTGCCGTTTTTTTCACAAGTGGTGCAGTCACGGTTGTGGTTGGATAGAACCAATTCCAGAATCATTCGGCGATGATGTAACAGCCGCTCGGTAGCGGTAAAAATTTTCATGCCCGCAGCCGGAGGCTGAACACAAGCAGCGTATAAGCGACCCTTATCATCTTCCACCATGCACATGCGGCAGGCTCCATAAACTGAAAGCTCAGAGTGATAACAGAAGGTGGGGAGATCCACCCCGGCTTTACGAATAACTTCCAGAACGTTCTTCTCGCCGTTGATCTCAATTTCCCGTCCATCAACAATCATAGTAGCTGCCACTTAATTCACCTCCTTGATCGCACAAAAGGCACACTTTTTAACGCAGGCCCCACAGCGTATACAACGGGCGGGATCAATGATAAAGGGCTGCTTAAGCTCACCGCTAATGGCACCTACCGGGCAGTTCTTGGCACAACGGCCGCAGCCACGACATTTCTCCGGGTCAATCACAAAGCTGCGCAGGGCCCGACAAACCCCAGCCGGGCAGCGCCGCTGGCGCACGTGGGCCAGATATTCGTCCCGGAAGTGGCGCAGGGTAGATAGTACCGGATTGGCTGCTGTCTGGCCCAGACCGCACAGCGACATATCGTGCACCATGTGAGCGATTTCTTCCAGGAACTCTAAATCCTTTTCTGTTCCCTGGCCGGCTACGATCCGTTCTAGAATCTCCAGCATCCGGCTGGTGCCTTCACGACAGGGAATGCATTTGCCACAGGATTCCCGTTGGGTAAAGTCCATGAAAAAGCGGGCCACCTCCACCATGCAGGTGCGCTCATCCATAACCACCAGGCCCCCGGATCCCATCATAGCCCCGGCCCGCTTGAGGGAATCGAAATCGAGCGGTAAGTCCAGGTGTTCTGTTGTTAAACAGGCACCGGAGGGACCGCCGATTTGTACGGCCTTAAACTCCCGGTCATCTTTGATCCCGCCGCCGATATTAAATATTATGTCCCGTAAAGTAGTTCCCATGGGTACTTCGATCAGACCGGTGTTCTTGACATTGCCGGTGAGGGCAAAGGCCTTGGTGCCATGGCTGGTAGGTGTACCCAGACTAGAAAAGGCCTTAGCGCCGGCACGCATAATCAGCGGCACATTAGCAAAAGTCTCCACATTATTGAGCAGAGTCGGACAGCCGAACAGCCCTCTTTGGGCCAGCCGTGGCGGCCGGGGAACCGGCATGCCCCGCTTGCCTTCGATGGAAGCTACCAAAGCCGACGATTCACCGCAAACAAAAGCACCGGCTCCTTGATTGATGTGCAGTCGGAAGGAAAAATCTGTTCCTAAAATGCTATCGCCTAACAGGCCGTATTGTTCTGCTTCCCGAATAGCCTTAGTTAGCCTGTCCACGGCCAACGGATACTCAGCTCGGACATAAATGTAGCCTGCGACTGCTCCGACGGCGTAACCGGCAATAGTCATCCCTTCCAGAACCTTATGGGGATCGCCCTCCATAATACTGCGATCCATAAAGGCGCCTGGATCACCCTCGTCACCGTTACAGACCACATATTTGGCCTCTCCGGCGGCCGCCCGAACCGCCTGCCATTTTCTCCCGGCCGGGAAGCCGGCACCGCCTAAGCCTCGCAGCCCAGAAGCCAAGACTTCTGCGATCACTTCAGCGGGGGTGTGCTTAGCTAAAGTTC
Above is a genomic segment from Bacillota bacterium containing:
- a CDS encoding 4Fe-4S dicluster domain-containing protein, which translates into the protein MAATMIVDGREIEINGEKNVLEVIRKAGVDLPTFCYHSELSVYGACRMCMVEDDKGRLYAACVQPPAAGMKIFTATERLLHHRRMILELVLSNHNRDCTTCEKNGSCRLQELAHRLGIRAVRFAQKKTAGPVDVGPALVHDPSKCILCGDCVRMCDEIQGVGVLGFAQRGSKMTVMPAFGKKMSEVACVNCGQCAAVCPTGALTVKSDLDRVWKALHDPAKKVVVQVAPAVRVAFSEAFGQKPGTIGTGQLVAALRRLGFDQVYDTSFTADLTVQEEYHEFVHRLRSNSHLPLFTSCCPAWVKFAEQFYPEYLANISSCRSPQSMFGAIAKAYLPAELEVKREDLYVVSIMPCTAKKFEAKRRELGRDGMLDVDAVLTTQEIAQMVREANLDFAQLPAEAFDLPFGIATGAGLIFGTTGGVAEAVLRTAARADGGRRPPIEFQAVRGFQGLKEGRIKLGEQEIQVAVVHGLSQAKRLVEAIKKGQCNYQLIEVMACPGGCVGGGGQPLPNDIQHRQLRAQGLYQIDQQRELRCADDNPIIERLYQRHLGQPGSKKAEELLHTTYAPRRRISGEEVAVEPATNAKTKIRVCVGTSCYLKGAYDVLKAFQDSIKECASSADFDLGATFCLEHCNGGPTVQVNEDVFSQMTPSKARELVQRRAAKGD
- the gltA gene encoding NADPH-dependent glutamate synthase, with protein sequence MPLRLKKTPVPVQGPEERVRNFDEVSLGYTEDQALKEAARCLHCKNAPCKEGCPVEVDIPEFLAQIKARDYTGAIETIKSKNNLPAICGRVCPQENQCEKYCTLAKKGESVGIGRLERFAADLDLASGSTHTPELPEPTGFKVAVIGSGPAGLTAAADLARLGHQVTIFEALHAPGGVLIYGIPEFRLPKQVVRQEIEYVRHLGVEIRTDFVVGETATIDEIFDRGYDAVFISTGAGLPHFMGIPGENLINIYSANEFLTRINLMKAYLFPQYGTPIKVGDKVAVIGGGNVAMDSARTALRLGAKEVTVVYRRSREELPARQEEVSHAEEEGINFQFLTSPVRYIGDEEARVTAMTCIRYQLGEPDASGRRRPIAIPGSEFELSVDTVVVAIGQGPNPLVPRTTPGLELTNKGTIKANEDTGTTSRPGVFAGGDIVTGAATVILAMGAGKQSARAIHSYLQTLPKKN
- a CDS encoding sulfide/dihydroorotate dehydrogenase-like FAD/NAD-binding protein: MYRITYKQQLSPAIHLIVIEAPDVAAKAKAGQFIILKVDEEGERVPLTIADFDREAGTVTCIFQEVGYTTQQLASLVCGDELSSFVGPLGQPTKIDNYGTVVLVGGGVGVAPIFPIARSLKEAGNTVITIMGARTKELLFWEDRLRQYSDRVLVSTDDGSYCHKGFVTDLLKQVLTAGDAVSRVWAIGPTIMMRFVAQTTEPYRIPTIVSMNPIMVDGTGMCGSCRVSVGGQTKFACVDGPEFDGHLIDWDLAMRRMTTYKDKEALALSRIHEGGHHKCH
- a CDS encoding NADH-quinone oxidoreductase subunit NuoF, whose protein sequence is MAKIRSGEELNQLAATYRAATSRAAKRILVCAGTGCVANGSLLVYSALRAAIEKSGVVVDLDYLLEHDVPSNATQLDKTGCRGFCQLGPLVLIEPQDFMYVHVRPEDAEEIIQETIVGGRCVKRLTYTAPGSTKHFEREEDIPFYQKQHRQTLSNCGHMNPEDIREYIARDGYQGLARTLAKHTPAEVIAEVLASGLRGLGGAGFPAGRKWQAVRAAAGEAKYVVCNGDEGDPGAFMDRSIMEGDPHKVLEGMTIAGYAVGAVAGYIYVRAEYPLAVDRLTKAIREAEQYGLLGDSILGTDFSFRLHINQGAGAFVCGESSALVASIEGKRGMPVPRPPRLAQRGLFGCPTLLNNVETFANVPLIMRAGAKAFSSLGTPTSHGTKAFALTGNVKNTGLIEVPMGTTLRDIIFNIGGGIKDDREFKAVQIGGPSGACLTTEHLDLPLDFDSLKRAGAMMGSGGLVVMDERTCMVEVARFFMDFTQRESCGKCIPCREGTSRMLEILERIVAGQGTEKDLEFLEEIAHMVHDMSLCGLGQTAANPVLSTLRHFRDEYLAHVRQRRCPAGVCRALRSFVIDPEKCRGCGRCAKNCPVGAISGELKQPFIIDPARCIRCGACVKKCAFCAIKEVN
- a CDS encoding DMT family transporter, encoding MNYLRPATDPKGDRTVLAGIFLALVSGLAYSSEAIAAKLLYAQGLSPLAVLTWRFLLAALILGFWAHREQPVPIESAQHQLLALLGLSQAVTVLFLFYAFVYIPAGLAVFLFYLYPTLVTALEMVFLGVHPDKKRVMALLLTLTGLLVIAGPVLGAVSWPGFVCAVAAALGNAVFLLLGGRSLDKLPVLTVSAGTTWWATLLFFLTALVTGTPLSFPRDSSSLGLLLFLVLVPSVLALTCLLGSIARLGPGRTAIVATTEPFFTVLLGFFILGEHLQGSELLGGILIVLAVLIERSGN